Part of the Pseudobdellovibrionaceae bacterium genome is shown below.
ACAAACATGACTTCCGATTTGTCACGCACACCCGACATACGGAAATACTCTTCTGCCAAATACATCACCTTCTGCGGAGCCCCAGCACATTTCACAGGGGTGCTCGGCATGGTGAAAATCGCTCTTCCGCCTTTAAAGTTTTTCTCAAGCTCCCAGGTGTAGTTTACAGACTCAAAGGCGTAATTGCTGCACACGCCATTTTTACCTAAAGTTTCAGAAAGTCCTTCCACCAAGTTCCAGTTGATCTGAAGTCCTGGGGCAACAATCAGGTAGTCGTACTCCACGCGAGTGCCACCGGCAGTCATCACATAATTGTCGTCAGGAAAAAACTCAGTGACCCGGTCTTTCACCCATTCAACATTGTCAGGTATATAATCGGCCTGATCCCGAACAGATTTTTCGCGTTCAACGATGCCGCCACTCACAAGAGTCCAAAGAGGCTGGTAGTAATGTTTCTCTGATGGTTCAATGATGGCAATCTTATCGCCACCCATGCGCCGAGCAATCATTGCACAAACGGTGATGCCACCTGTTCCCGCACCAATAATCACAAACTGTCGTTTAACTGTACCCATGATGTCATCCTTTGCCAATATTTGAACCCAGAAGGAAGAGACAAGCCTCCTCAAGGAGAGGGGCACAGCTTCATCCACGCTGCCCTCCCGATGTGCATGGCGTATCCGGGTTGCGGCACAAAGTGACGCAATCCGAAGACGACATGCGGCCACTCGGGCCGGCAGCGTGGATGAAGCTGTGCCCCTCTCCTTGAGGAGGCTTGTCTCTTCCGTTCCCTCGTCTACAAAGCTATACTCTAATGATATTCCGATGATGGCAATATGGGTGAGGTTACTGGTGCGACATGTTGGGGGTGCGATTGTGCGCCGCGCGGTGAAAAGGTGTCGTCCTGTGGGTATATCTTCGCCATGTCAATTTCTGAGCGGCAACAATCCTTAGTGCAAGAGTTTAAAGATCTTCCCAATTGGGAGGAGCGTTACAAACGTATTATTGAAATCGGTAAAGAAGCTGAGCCTTTGTCTGATGAAGACAAGATCGATGAAAATCTTGTGAAGGGCTGCCAATCTCAGGTGTGGGTGACTGCCGAACTAGAAGGCAACAAAGTGTTTTATGCCGGCGATAGCGATGCGTTAATAGTGCGGGGCTTGGTGGCTTTGCTTATGCGGCTTTACTCAGGGGCCACGCCGGATGAAATTTTAGGTACAGATCCAGAGTTTATTTCTGCTTTAGGTTTTGAGCGTCAGCTAACGCCGAGCCGGGCCAAAGGGTTGCATGCCATGATCAAGCAGATCAAATATTACGCCCTCGCCTTTAAAGCCATTCAGCAACGCCAACAAGCGTAGTTGTTTAACTGATTGTGGCGTAGACACGGTGGGTGTCGTCGTTGTCTTCCAGGGCTTCTAGAAAGTCGATCACCTCTTGTTTTTGTTCTTCATTGATCTCAGAAAAGTTTTTTGGTCGATACCCGAGTTCGGCCTTTGTAATGTCCCAGCCTCTCTCAGTTAGCGCTGTGCGAATGGTATCTAGGTCTGACACCTCACCATAAAAAGCAAATGTGCTATCGCCATTGTCTTCCACATCATTGGCGCCGGCTTCAATGGCTTCCTCTTCGGGGTCGGAGATGTTGTCGTGAGACCCCTCGATGATGCTCACCCGATCAAACATCCACTGCACACTACCGCTTTCGCCCATTCGTCCGCCTTTTTTATTGAAGATGGTTCGAAGGTCAGAAATGGTGCGGTTTTTATTGTCGGTTTGGCATTCGATGATAACGCCCACATTGTGTGGGGCATGGCCCTCGTAGGTGAGCTCTTCAATGATAGTGCCGTCGTCCAATTGACCAGAACCCTTTTTTATGGCCCGTTCGATGGTGTCTTTTGGGCACGATGCGGCGCGAGCCACATTCACAGCGAGTTTCAAGCGAGCATTAGAGTCTGGATCAGGGCCGCCAAGCTTTGCTGCCACTGCAATTTCTTTGGCAAATTTAGTGAACAATTGACCTTTTTTTGCAGCTTGCGCCGCTTTCATTGGATTTTTCCAGCTCTTACCCATGGTTGTTATCCCTCATGTACGTATTGGATTAGTGGCGCCATTTTTACGATAAAATGGGTGTCTGGCAAGTGCCGGGTTTTAAAAATTTTCGCCAGGCAATAGGTAACGCCAATGGCCCGGGCGTAGGCCGCCAAGCGATATTTGGC
Proteins encoded:
- a CDS encoding SufE family protein yields the protein MSISERQQSLVQEFKDLPNWEERYKRIIEIGKEAEPLSDEDKIDENLVKGCQSQVWVTAELEGNKVFYAGDSDALIVRGLVALLMRLYSGATPDEILGTDPEFISALGFERQLTPSRAKGLHAMIKQIKYYALAFKAIQQRQQA
- a CDS encoding YebC/PmpR family DNA-binding transcriptional regulator; its protein translation is MGKSWKNPMKAAQAAKKGQLFTKFAKEIAVAAKLGGPDPDSNARLKLAVNVARAASCPKDTIERAIKKGSGQLDDGTIIEELTYEGHAPHNVGVIIECQTDNKNRTISDLRTIFNKKGGRMGESGSVQWMFDRVSIIEGSHDNISDPEEEAIEAGANDVEDNGDSTFAFYGEVSDLDTIRTALTERGWDITKAELGYRPKNFSEINEEQKQEVIDFLEALEDNDDTHRVYATIS